A region from the Bacteroidetes bacterium GWF2_43_63 genome encodes:
- a CDS encoding ribosome small subunit-dependent GTPase A: MEGLVICSTGRWCDVYTNGKMYKCSLKGNLRLKGLKTTNPVAVGDRVLFEVDEINATGRVNDVLERKNVLIRRATNLSRQTHILAANLDLAVIVATPILPRTSTGFIDRFLITAEAYNIPALIVFNKLDLFKDEMSVVEYYNEIYQVAGYPTLMVSSTEGTNTEEFRNIIKSKTILMAGHSGVGKSTLIKALAPDQKIKIGNISAAHHKGKHTTTFARMYMLPDETLIIDTPGIKEFGVVDFAPWELGHWFREFKEYIPQCHYANCTHQHEPGCAVRDAAEAGKIHEERYSNYLGILNNISA, from the coding sequence CAAATGGTAAAATGTATAAATGTTCGCTCAAAGGCAACCTGCGATTGAAGGGGCTGAAGACAACCAATCCAGTTGCTGTAGGAGACAGGGTGCTTTTCGAGGTAGATGAAATAAACGCTACAGGCAGAGTGAATGATGTTTTAGAAAGAAAAAATGTTCTTATCCGAAGAGCAACAAACTTGTCGCGTCAAACACATATTCTGGCAGCAAACCTTGATCTGGCCGTAATTGTTGCAACACCGATACTTCCGCGTACATCCACCGGTTTTATTGATCGTTTTCTGATAACAGCCGAAGCTTACAACATTCCGGCGCTGATTGTATTTAATAAACTTGATTTGTTTAAAGATGAAATGAGCGTTGTGGAATATTACAACGAGATTTATCAAGTGGCAGGATATCCAACTCTAATGGTTTCATCTACTGAAGGAACAAATACAGAGGAATTCAGAAATATTATTAAAAGCAAAACCATACTGATGGCTGGTCACAGCGGTGTTGGCAAATCGACGCTCATCAAAGCACTGGCGCCCGACCAGAAAATAAAAATAGGAAATATTTCCGCTGCCCATCACAAAGGCAAGCATACAACAACTTTTGCACGCATGTATATGCTGCCCGACGAAACACTCATTATCGATACTCCGGGCATCAAGGAATTTGGCGTAGTCGATTTCGCGCCCTGGGAGCTGGGTCACTGGTTTCGCGAATTCAAAGAATATATTCCACAATGTCACTACGCAAACTGCACCCATCAGCATGAGCCCGGATGTGCCGTGCGTGATGCTGCCGAAGCCGGAAAAATTCATGAGGAACGCTACTCCAATTATCTGGGGATTCTGAATAATATCAGCGCGTAG